In Heyndrickxia vini, the sequence CAATCGCAAATTCTCCTATAAAACGGGCACCTTCATCAGTATCAAAGATTTTATTTATTCGTTCCGTGTCATTTGAAGTTGCCTCGACAATTTTTCCATCTTTAAATGTCAATTTCACATTTTCAAATGTAAAACCTTGGTACGGAGATGGAGTATTATATGTAATTGTACCATTTACAGAGTTTCGTACTGGTGCAGTATATACTTCTCCGTCAGGTATATTCAGACGCCCAGCACACTTTATTGCAGGAATATCTTTAATTGAAAACGTTAAATCTGTTCCAGGACTTACTAAGCGGACTTTATCGGTGTTATTCATTAAGGCAACTAATGAATCCATTGCTTTATCCATTTTACTGTAATCTAAATTACAAACATTAAAATAAAAGTCTTCGAATGCTTCCGTACTCATTTTTGCTAGTTGAGCCATTGCAGAATTTGGATAACGAAGGACAACCCATTTTGTTTGTGGAACACGAATCTCCCTATGTACTTTTTTCCCTACGGTATTTCCTTGGATTTTCATTTTTTCATCAGGAACATCGGCATGTTCATTAATATTGTCACCTGATCTTAATCCGATATAAGCATCCATCTTTTTCATTACATCTGCTTCGAAATCAGCCAACATATTGAATTGTTCTTCTTGTGCTCCCATTAACAGGGCACGGTCCACTTGATGGTCTTTTAAAGAGACAAAAGGATATCCACCCGCTTTATATGCCTCATTTACAAGAGCTACCACTAGTTCTCTTTGAAGTCCGAAGTTTTCAATTAAAACTTTTTCACCAGGTTGTAATTGAACAGAATAATTAATTAAATTTTTCGCAAGTTGTCCTACTCGTGGATCTTTCATACTAATTCCTCCATAAATAGATTTATTTCTATTTCATTGTACCCATTATTAAATCATTTGTTTATTAAAAAGCTTGAAAAATAAAAAGGAATTTTCACGCAATAAACATTTGGCGAAAATCAAGGAATATGAGAAAATAAAGTAGAAAATTGTATGTATTTGGTGTTAACGTACATAATTAAGTTTTCAATTTATTTATTCGGGTATTGTTTAAGTACAAGGAGGGGTATAGCTACATGATTATTATTCTGTATTTAAGTGTTGCATTGATTGCTGTTGCTTTTTTAATTTTAGTAATTAGTGTATCGAAAACTTTAAATTCAGTAAAAGAAACATTAAATCAAGTTTCCAAAACAATGGAAGGCATTGAAGGGCAAATGCAAGGAATTACCGGTGAAACTACGATGCTGCTACATAAAACGAATGCTTTGGCTGAGGATATTCAGCAAAAATCCGAAAAGCTGAACACCGTTGTCTATGCTGTCCAAGATGTTGGAACAACGATTAAATCTCTTAATGAATCCGTTAGAAGAGTGACAAATAATGTTACACACCAAGTGGAAAAGAACCAAGATAAAATGACACAAGTAATTCAATGGAGCAATGTCTTTAAAGAAATTAAGGACAAATGGGCAGAGAATAAGGAAAAAAAGTTAATCAAGCAATCAATTAAAAATAATAGCGAAAATGAATCTCAATTACGTGAAGTTAGAAGAGCGAGAAGCTAAAAGTTTATAAAGGAGGAATGTAACATGGCGAATAACGAAGTTAGTAAACAATTAGAAGAACAAAGCGAAGGAAGATCTAAAGACTTTATAGTTGGAGCAATCATTGGTGGAGCAGTTGGTGCTTTAACAGCATTACTTTTAGCACCTAAATCAGGTAAGGAATTACGTGATGATCTAACAGGTCAGGTTGAAACGCTTAAGGGAAAAACAGATCATTTACGAATTGCTGTTACCCAAAAAGGAAATGACTTAGCAGCGGCGACGAAGGAAAAAACGATTCAACTTAAAGATTTAGCTGTCGATAAAGGAAACCAACTCGTAGGTACAGTCAAAGATAAAGCGGAAAAGCTGCAAAATAAAGATGAAAAAGATGATAAAGTTGAAAAAGAAGAAAGTTACGATGAGGAATTCATTTAAAAAATCGGAGGTTAATTACCTCCGATTTTTTAACGTCTAGCGCAAGCGCCTGACCATGGCGCTTGCGTATTTGTTCCTTATTTATAAACAGATGGCCAAATAATTTCCAACTGATCACCTTCTGAAATGGTATCATAAAAGGTAACAGCCTCTTTATTATTTAAGAGTTCAAATTTTCCATTGCTATTTTGAGGCATACTTATATCAACAAATCGGAAAATATCTTGAAAAATAAATGGTTCAATTTTATAAAACTTTAACTCTATTTCATCACCATAAAGAATATATTCGTCTGGGGACAATAGTTGACCAGATTTAAAAACTTCGGTTAATGGTTTACTTATTGTTACATTCTCCCCATTAAAATATACATGAAGACAATAATCTAATTTTATATTTTTAAGTTTGGCAAACTCTCTTACCGTTAGAGGATTTCTTCTTTCTATGGTGATACAATCCATATGAGAAAAATGGTTAGATAATTTAGCTTCCTCTGAATTAATGAATATTTTAGCAGATTGTGAAGGAAAGAATGTTTCTTTGCCATCGACTTTCAGACGAAAGGGTTTTAATTCATTAAGTATATCAAACATGTGTAATGTATGAAGAAGTTCTTCCATATTATTTGGAAAGGAAATTTCGATTGAGTCCCCATCTGCAAGTATTTCCTCAGAAGAAACGACATCTCCATTTTTTCTAATTATCATTGAAACTGTTATGGGCTTTTCGTTAATAAATATTTTTTTACTTGGAATCTCATCAAGGAGATCTTTAATTTTTATATGCGGGGGTAGGCCGTCTTTCCCTTGTATAATCGTAATTTGATCCCCATTATTTATTAATGTATCTAGTGTGGATGGATCCCCGTTTTTTATAATGGTAGGTGGTTCCCCGTGTTCACCCGGAATCGTAATTTGCTGACCATTAAGTGAAACTACTATTCCCATACCAGGCTTTCCATGTATAGAGCTAAGTTTAATTCCTGAACCTAATATACAATCCCCAATCGTTAATTCTCTTACCTCAAATAATCTAACCGGTTGTTCGTTTACATACGCAGTTACGTAATGAACAGGTGATGATTGAGCTGCAATCGCAATTCCAATTGGAGTGATAAATTCTGGACCTTTCGGAATATCAGCTGAGATTGTCAAACTTTGAATGGCATCTGTACCTCTTATGGCGACCCTATTCACAGGTAATTGCAAATTGCCAGAAATTCTATTGCAAATATCTGGTGTTTGACTCCCACCGCCAACGAGCATAACTGCTTTGGGCGCTTTCCCATTATTGAGTAATAAAATTTCTTCAGAAATAGCTTTTGATAGTTTCTCAATTGCAGGTGATATTTGTTCAATCATATTCTCTTTCGTTATTTCTGATTCAAACCCTAGAATATCATTTATTCGAATCAAATCATTGTCGATTAACTGCCTTTTCGCTTGTTCAGCATCAGGAAAGTCCAGCAAGAATTGATCACTAATTGCTTCAGTAATTTCATCCCCGGCAATAGGTACCATTCCATAAGCAATGACTGTTCCTAAATCAGTTATTGCAATATCGGACGTTCCTGCACCAATATCTACAAGGGCCACATTTAGCCTTCTCATGGATGCAGGGACTAAAACATTAATCGCTGCAATTGGTTCGAGTGTTAGTGCATCCATTTCTAAGTTTGCTCTTTGAAGCGCAGAAATCAATGATTCTACCACAACCCTTGGGAGGAATGTAGCAATAATTTCAACTGCGGCCTCATCTCCTTGCTGATCGATAAGATTCCCAATCTCTTCTCCATCTAATCGATATTGAAAAACCGAATAACCAACACAATAGTAAAATTGACTTTGTTGAGCAGAATACTTTTCCGCTGCTAACGATTGTGCTTTTTGAACTGCACTTAGTTCAAGATGCAAAATATCTTGTTTTGTCATCATCGGCTTTCCCTTTATAGAAATAGAAACCTCAGCCTTTTCAGTCTTAAGTGCACGACCGGCAGCTGCGACACATACTTTGCTTAATGGTCCATGATGTTGTTCTAATTTTTCTTTTACTTCCTTTATAACATTTGAAACTGAAACAACATCATGAATTTGTCCATCAAGCATTGCTCTTTCTGAATGTTCCTTCACGAATACATCAGCTACATAATAGTGTTGATCTGCTTCTTCAAGAATAATTCCAACAACAGATCGTGTACCAATGTCCAATGCAAATATCTTCTTTTTATCTTGCAAATGATACACCTTCTTTAAGATATTTCATAAAATGCTTTAACACTTAAAAGCGTTTGATTATTAAAGTTTTTTATAGTGACATTTTGAATGCAATGAATTATAATTATGCCTAATAAATATTTTAATCTCTATGGTGATATGACATAATCCTTTTTAAAATGTATCATAAAGGCGAGTAAAATTAAACTGACTTTGTCATTTCATTAGTATGTTAACAACTTGGACTTGAGAGTGTTCAGTAAGATGTTATTTATATGAGAGAGGATGAAAAGAATGGGAAATCAGGAGCTAGATCAATTACGAAAACAGGTTGAGGATTTGAATTTACAGCTTTTAGAATTAATAAATCAAAGGGCAGAATTAGTACAGAAAATTGGACGAGTAAAAGAAACCGGGGGCGTAAACCGCTTCGATCCAGTTCGTGAAAGATCAATGCTCAACTTGATTAAAGAAAATAATCATGGACCATTCGAAAACTCTACGATCGAACATATTTTTAAAGAAATTTTTAAAGCAGGGCTAGACCTTCAACAAGATGATCATCAGAAGGCTCTTCTTGTTTCTCGTAAAAAGAAACCTGAAGATACGATAATAAATATTAAAGGTGCAACAATTGGTGATGGAAATGCCCATTTTGTATTTGGCCCGTGTGCGGTTGAGTCATATGAACAAGTTGCACAGGTAGCAAAGTCCGTAAAAGAAAAAGGACTAACACTATTAAGAGGTGGGGCATTTAAGCCGCGTACATCACCATATGATTTTCAGGGACTAGGTTTTGAAGGATTAAAAATTCTTAAACAAATAGCAGATGAATTTGGATTAGCAGTCATTAGTGAAATTGTCTCACCTGAAGATATCGAAAAAGCAGCCGATTATATAGATGTAATACAAATTGGGGCGCGAAATATGCAGAACTTCGAATTATTAAAGGCTGCTGGCGCTGTAAACAAACCGGTTCTTTTAAAACGGGGTATCGCTGCCACTATTGATGAATTTATCAATGCTGCAGAATACATTATGTCACAGGGGAACGGTCAGATTATTCTTTGTGAACGAGGAATCCGAACATATGAAAGAGCTACTCGAAATACATTAGATATTACTGCAGTACCGATTTTGAAACAAGAAACCCATTTGCCGGTATTTGTTGACGTTACACATTCGACTGGTAGAAGAGATTTATTATTACCAGCTGCTAAAGCTGCATTAGCAATTGGTGCTGATGGTGTAATGGCTGAGGTTCATCCAGATCCAGCAGTTGCACTTTCCGATGCCGCTCAGCAAATGGATTTAAACCAGTTTGATCAATTTTATAAAGAACTACAGGCTTCTCGCGGTGTGGCAAAAGTCTTCTGATTTTTTCAGAAGGCTTTTTTCTTTTTGTCTTTGTTAAAGGCTATTATTGATTTATTTCACCTAGTTGAATGGAGTGAAGCGCCGGGAGGAGAAATCAACTACCAAGTTTAACTCAGCTTTCTTCTTAAAATCATTAATACTTTTGAATATATTTAAATATTGTCAAATTGGTGTTATTCATTGCATGATATATCAGTCTATCGTATGATTATAATATATTTTTTTCACTTCTTTTAAGATAAATGATTAGAATGACGATGACTGTTAAAAACTATCAATGTATAGTGTAAATATTGGAGCGTGAATATGCATGAATATAACGATTTATGATGTAGCCCGTGAAGCTAATGTTTCTATGGCCACTGTATCTAGGGTGGTAAATGGAAATCCTAATGTTAAACCTGCTACAAGAAAAAAGGTTGTAGAAGTAATAGAAAGACTAGGATACCGTCCAAATGCGGTTGCACGTGGTCTAGCTAGTAAGAAAACGACAACAGTTGGAGTAATTATTCCAGATATTTCAAATATTTTCTTTGCTGAATTAGCTAGGGGTATTGAGGATATTGCTACAATGTATAAATACAATATTATTTTGAGCAACTCTGATCAAAATAAGGAAAAAGAATTACATCTATTAAATACGATGCTTGGTAAACAAGTGGATGGTATTGTGTTTATGAGTGGTAATATTACAGAAGAGCATGTTGCGGAATTTGAACGTTCACCTGTTCCGATTGTTTTAGCTGGTTCAATCGAACCATTTAATAAAATTCCATCTGTTAATATTAATTATCGACAGGCAGCTTTTGATGCGACAACCGAGTTTATTGAAAAAGGGCATAAGCAAATAGCATTTGTTGTAGGTCCTTTGCATAATCCTATTAATAAGAATCAAAAGTTAGAAGGGTATAAAGAAGCACTTAGTAAGGCCGGAATTCCTTTTAATGAGGAATATGTAATTGAAGGTGACTATACATATGACTCTGGAATTGAAGCTTGGCAGAAATTAAATACATTTTCTAATAGACCAACTGCGATATATGTTGGTAATGATGAGATGGCTCTTGGAGTTATCCACGGTGCTCAGGACTCAGGTCTTGTCATTCCTGAGCAAGTTGAAATCATTACTTCTGATAATACAAAATTAGCACAAATGGTTCGTCCACAGCTTACTTCTGTTGTTCAGCCGCTTTACGATATAGGTGCTGTAGCAATGCGTCTGTTAACTAAGTATATGAACAAAGAAAAGGTTTCTGAGAATATTGTAATCCTTCCGCATCGAATCGAACATAGAGATTCTACAAAATGAACTTGAATATTAGGATGATAGAAAAAATCAAATTGCTACCTTGATTTATTTCTGATAATCTTAATATAAATATGAGAAGTGGAATGAAATAAACAACTTCATTTGTTTGATTTCAAGAAGGAAGTGACTGATTTTGGGGAACAAAACGAAGAAAGAACTTTATTCATGGATAAAATCCATTATCCTTGCCGCAATTATTGTTTTTGTTGTTCGGTATTTTGTTTTTACACCATCTATCGTTGTAGGTCAATCGATGATGCCGAATTTACAAGATGGTAACCGAATTATTGTTAGTAAGCTTAGTGATATTAAAAGATTTGATGAAATTGTTTTTCAGGCACCCGATGCGGACGAGCATTATGTAAAGAGAGTAATTGGCCTCCCAGGTGATCATATTGAAATGAAAAATGATGTCCTATACATTAATGGTAAAGCATATAAAGAACCTTATTTGAAAGCAAATAAGGAAGATCTGCCATCATCGCAAAAATTAACAGAGGACTTTACTTTAGAAGAACAGATTGGTAAAAAAGAAGTTCCTAAAGGTTATTTATATGTACTCGGTGATAACCGCTTAGTTAGTAAAGATAGTCGAATTTTTGGCGTAATCCCGATGGATTCCGTCGTAGGGAAAGTGAAGCTTCGTTTTTGGCCGTTTAATGAAATCAAGGTATTTAAATAAGATTAAAGAAAATAGTCCTCCTTTTATACAAGGGGACTATTTTTTTTCGTGTTTTGTTGTTGTAAAAAATGAAGGATTCGTTCAGCTGTCTTGAAATTTTTTTCGGTTATTTCCGGTTTTCTTGGGATTGGTTCATACAGATCTTGTGGATCTTCCCAAGTAGTAGCGATAGGAATAGGCGCTTTCTTTTGCCATTTGTCTACCCACGAAATGGGCAGCTTACCTGAAAGGGGAGAATGATTAATCATTTCTAGCCAAATCATAGACCATGCCCGCGGGACAACCCGCCAAATGTCATACCCTCCACCCCCAACAGCAATCCATTTACCGTCGCAATATTGATGTGCCAGTTCGTGAGCAATTTTGGGTATTTCTCGGTAAATATTAATAGATGCAGATAAATGCGTTAATGGATCATAGTAATGAGAATCTGCACCATTTTGAGTTAAAATAACATCTGGTTTAAAATATGCCGCTACTTCTTTAATTGTTGTTGTAAAGCATTGGAGCCATGATTCATCTTCTGTAAAAGCATCGACGGGCATATTAAATGAATAACCATAGCCTATTCCATTTCCCCATTCATTGACATTGCCTGTCCCAGGAAATAAATACCTACCTGTTTCATGAATGGAAAAAGTGCATACATCATTATCATCATAAAATGACCATTGCACCCCATCACCGTGATGGGCATCTGTATCTATATAAAGAACTCTAGCATGATATTTTTCTTGTAAATATTTTATAGCAACAGAGCTATCATTATATACACAAAAGCCGGAAGCTTTGCCTCTAAAACCATGGTGCAGACCCCCACCTAAATGTAATGCATGCGGGGTTTTCCCGGTCATTACATAATCAACCGCAGTAAGTGTTCCTCCCACTAAAAGGGCACTTGCCTCATGCATCCCGGGGAATGTTGGGGTATCTTCTGTTCCTAATCCATAGTTTTCGGCTATCTCTTCAGATAATTGCCCCTTGCCTGCACTTTTTACCGCAGCAATATATGCTGGATCGTGAATTAATTGAAGTTCCTCATCTTTTGCCATTCTAGGTTTAATAATATCTTCGTTATGAATAACTTTTAATTCATTTAAAAGATCAAGTGTTAATGTAAGGCGAAATTGGTTAAATGGATGATCTTTAGAAAATCGATAAGAAAGAAGTTCATCTGAATAAATAAAAACCGCATCTTTCATACTGACATACCTGGCATATTTGGCCATAATACTATATGACCTTTTTCTTTAAGGTGCTGGATAACACGGATGGGATTCATTGTTTGAATCCGAAATACCAATATTTTTGATTGAGAGTCTTTCTTATCTGGATAAACAAGAACACTATGCACATTAACATGCATTTCACTGAAAATGGCGGTTATTTCATGAAGCATTCCCGATCGATTAGGAACTTTAATTTCAATTTGAGAGCCGGGTTGGTTCACACCTGTTAATTCCACCATCGTTCGAAGAAGATCAGTACTAGTAATGATACCGATGATTTTTTGTTTCAAAATGATTGGAAGACAGCCGATTCTGTGTTCGTAAAAAAGGCCTGCAACTTCCTCAACAAAATCTAATGGGTGTCCTGTTATCACATTGGTTTTCATAATATTGCTGATGGGAAAATTCAGTTCTTTTTCTAGTTGATCATTTCTGAAAAATGGGGATGGTACTGTATCTTTTATATCCCTTTCGGTTATTAAGCCGACTAATTGCTCCTGTTGATCTACAATTGGGATATGGCGAATTTTCCTTTCCCTCATCAATAATAGGGCAGAATGAATAGTATCTTCAGCATGTAAAGTGATAACATCTGTCTTCATTATTTCCTCAATAATCACAGAACTCAACTCCTAATATGTAACTATTCCCAACCTGCGAATCTAGTACATAAATCGATTCATGAATCGCAATTGGTCGAACTTTTGAATGGATTCATTATCTATTCTTTTTCCTATTTTGACCATTAAACAATTGGCTGGATGCGAACTAATTTCCGGATCATCTGTTGCAAACCATTTTAATCCCCCAGCCCCCATCATTTTTTCCATTACTTTTCTATATTCCCAAACATTCAATCCAGTTCCTTTTAAATCCCAATGCCAATAATACTCAGTTGTTATTGTAATATAATCTTCCATCGCGTCATCCATCATCGATACTTTTAATAAACTTTTCCCAACTGAACAACCCCTATATTTCGGAATTACTTCAATAGCACCTAGTTCGATTAAATTTTCCATCTTTCCTTTTGACCATCGTTCCAAAGGGTCAGGGTATAGGAATGTAACGTATCCGACAATGGTATTGAATTCTCTTGCGATAATAATTCGTCCCTCTGGCAAATCGGCAATTTCAATTAATGCTTTATGTTGTTGTGTTGGCGGACGAAAGGCAACTAAGTCTTGATGAAATTCAAAGCTTGCTAGCTGCTCTGAAGGAATAGGGCCTTCAATAATTAAATTTCCTTTAGTTGTCTTTAACTCCATGGCATTATAAATTTTTATATGCTCCATTTTGCCACTCCTATTACTTTTTTCTAAAGTAATTATACATAACTTTTCAAAAAGGATGTTTATGTGATGGATAAAAAAAGATAGTTTTGTATAAATTAAGCGCTTACAACTATTATACATGACAAATTACTTTTTCACTTTATAAATCAATAGGAATATATAAAAAAATAAAAATTTTTTGTGAAATCTTTTGTTTTGTACTATAATAATAGTGTGAATTTTTTTAATAAGGGGGATTTGTAATGGAAATGAGAACGCTGCCATCTGTGAATGGGAACTATAATCTACAAAGCTATGAGGATACATATAATGGCTTCGATTGGAAGGAAGCAGAAAAGGCTTTTTCTTGGTCGGAAACCGGAAAAGTAAATATGGCTTATGAAGCAATTGATCGACATGCAAATACCTTTCGTAAAAACAAAATAGCCCTCTACTTTAGAAACGAAACAAGAAATGAAAAATATACATTTAAAGAGTTAAAAGAGCTATCAGATAAAGCAGGTAATGTATTCAAAGCAACTGGAAATGTTGAAAAAGGCGACAGAGTATTTATTTTTATGCCGCGATCTCCAGAGCTTTATATCGCAGCTTTAGGAGCTGTTAAAGTAGGAGCAATCGTCGGGCCATTATTTGAAGCATTTATGGAAGGTGCGGTAAAAGATAGATTAGAAGATAGCGAAGCAAAAGTATTAGTAACAACACCTGAACTTGTTGGACGTGTTCCAGTGGATCAGCTTCCTGCTTTAAAAACAATTTTCCTTGTAGGTGCGAATATCGAGGAAGATGAAAAATATAAAGATTTTCAAAAACATTTAAAAACAGCTTCCAAGGACCTAGAGATCGAATGGGTGGATCGTACCGATGGACTAATTCTTCATTATACCTCTGGATCGACAGGCAAACCAAAAGGGGTATTACATGTCCATAATGCAATGATTCAACAATATCAAACTTCTAAATGGGTTCTAGACTTACAGGAGGAAGACGTATATTGGTGTACGGCTGATCCTGGATGGGTTACTGGTACTTCATATGGTATGTTTGGCCCTTGGTTAACAGGAACATCGAATGTTGTTGTTGGTGGCCGTTTCAAACCAGAAGATTGGTATAAAACAATTGAGGATTTTGGTGTAACTGTTTGGTATAGTGCACCAACCGCATTCCGCATGCTAATGGGAGCTGGCGATGAGATTATTAAGAAATTCAACTTAACTACATTGCGTCATGTATTGAGTGTAGGAGAGCCGCTTAATCCTGAAGTTATTCGCTGGGGAATGAAAGTATTTAATAAACGCATTCATGATACATGGTGGATGACGGAAACGGGCGCACATTTAATT encodes:
- a CDS encoding aminopeptidase, coding for MKDPRVGQLAKNLINYSVQLQPGEKVLIENFGLQRELVVALVNEAYKAGGYPFVSLKDHQVDRALLMGAQEEQFNMLADFEADVMKKMDAYIGLRSGDNINEHADVPDEKMKIQGNTVGKKVHREIRVPQTKWVVLRYPNSAMAQLAKMSTEAFEDFYFNVCNLDYSKMDKAMDSLVALMNNTDKVRLVSPGTDLTFSIKDIPAIKCAGRLNIPDGEVYTAPVRNSVNGTITYNTPSPYQGFTFENVKLTFKDGKIVEATSNDTERINKIFDTDEGARFIGEFAIGVNPYILHPMQDILFDEKIAGSIHFTPGQCYDVAPNGNNSNIHWDMVLIQRPEYGGGEIYFDDVLIRKDGLFVLPELECLNPNNLK
- a CDS encoding DUF948 domain-containing protein — protein: MIIILYLSVALIAVAFLILVISVSKTLNSVKETLNQVSKTMEGIEGQMQGITGETTMLLHKTNALAEDIQQKSEKLNTVVYAVQDVGTTIKSLNESVRRVTNNVTHQVEKNQDKMTQVIQWSNVFKEIKDKWAENKEKKLIKQSIKNNSENESQLREVRRARS
- a CDS encoding YtxH domain-containing protein yields the protein MANNEVSKQLEEQSEGRSKDFIVGAIIGGAVGALTALLLAPKSGKELRDDLTGQVETLKGKTDHLRIAVTQKGNDLAAATKEKTIQLKDLAVDKGNQLVGTVKDKAEKLQNKDEKDDKVEKEESYDEEFI
- a CDS encoding cell division protein FtsA; the protein is MQDKKKIFALDIGTRSVVGIILEEADQHYYVADVFVKEHSERAMLDGQIHDVVSVSNVIKEVKEKLEQHHGPLSKVCVAAAGRALKTEKAEVSISIKGKPMMTKQDILHLELSAVQKAQSLAAEKYSAQQSQFYYCVGYSVFQYRLDGEEIGNLIDQQGDEAAVEIIATFLPRVVVESLISALQRANLEMDALTLEPIAAINVLVPASMRRLNVALVDIGAGTSDIAITDLGTVIAYGMVPIAGDEITEAISDQFLLDFPDAEQAKRQLIDNDLIRINDILGFESEITKENMIEQISPAIEKLSKAISEEILLLNNGKAPKAVMLVGGGSQTPDICNRISGNLQLPVNRVAIRGTDAIQSLTISADIPKGPEFITPIGIAIAAQSSPVHYVTAYVNEQPVRLFEVRELTIGDCILGSGIKLSSIHGKPGMGIVVSLNGQQITIPGEHGEPPTIIKNGDPSTLDTLINNGDQITIIQGKDGLPPHIKIKDLLDEIPSKKIFINEKPITVSMIIRKNGDVVSSEEILADGDSIEISFPNNMEELLHTLHMFDILNELKPFRLKVDGKETFFPSQSAKIFINSEEAKLSNHFSHMDCITIERRNPLTVREFAKLKNIKLDYCLHVYFNGENVTISKPLTEVFKSGQLLSPDEYILYGDEIELKFYKIEPFIFQDIFRFVDISMPQNSNGKFELLNNKEAVTFYDTISEGDQLEIIWPSVYK
- a CDS encoding bifunctional 3-deoxy-7-phosphoheptulonate synthase/chorismate mutase; this encodes MGNQELDQLRKQVEDLNLQLLELINQRAELVQKIGRVKETGGVNRFDPVRERSMLNLIKENNHGPFENSTIEHIFKEIFKAGLDLQQDDHQKALLVSRKKKPEDTIINIKGATIGDGNAHFVFGPCAVESYEQVAQVAKSVKEKGLTLLRGGAFKPRTSPYDFQGLGFEGLKILKQIADEFGLAVISEIVSPEDIEKAADYIDVIQIGARNMQNFELLKAAGAVNKPVLLKRGIAATIDEFINAAEYIMSQGNGQIILCERGIRTYERATRNTLDITAVPILKQETHLPVFVDVTHSTGRRDLLLPAAKAALAIGADGVMAEVHPDPAVALSDAAQQMDLNQFDQFYKELQASRGVAKVF
- the ccpA gene encoding catabolite control protein A gives rise to the protein MNITIYDVAREANVSMATVSRVVNGNPNVKPATRKKVVEVIERLGYRPNAVARGLASKKTTTVGVIIPDISNIFFAELARGIEDIATMYKYNIILSNSDQNKEKELHLLNTMLGKQVDGIVFMSGNITEEHVAEFERSPVPIVLAGSIEPFNKIPSVNINYRQAAFDATTEFIEKGHKQIAFVVGPLHNPINKNQKLEGYKEALSKAGIPFNEEYVIEGDYTYDSGIEAWQKLNTFSNRPTAIYVGNDEMALGVIHGAQDSGLVIPEQVEIITSDNTKLAQMVRPQLTSVVQPLYDIGAVAMRLLTKYMNKEKVSENIVILPHRIEHRDSTK
- the lepB gene encoding signal peptidase I produces the protein MGNKTKKELYSWIKSIILAAIIVFVVRYFVFTPSIVVGQSMMPNLQDGNRIIVSKLSDIKRFDEIVFQAPDADEHYVKRVIGLPGDHIEMKNDVLYINGKAYKEPYLKANKEDLPSSQKLTEDFTLEEQIGKKEVPKGYLYVLGDNRLVSKDSRIFGVIPMDSVVGKVKLRFWPFNEIKVFK
- a CDS encoding acetoin utilization protein AcuC; amino-acid sequence: MKDAVFIYSDELLSYRFSKDHPFNQFRLTLTLDLLNELKVIHNEDIIKPRMAKDEELQLIHDPAYIAAVKSAGKGQLSEEIAENYGLGTEDTPTFPGMHEASALLVGGTLTAVDYVMTGKTPHALHLGGGLHHGFRGKASGFCVYNDSSVAIKYLQEKYHARVLYIDTDAHHGDGVQWSFYDDNDVCTFSIHETGRYLFPGTGNVNEWGNGIGYGYSFNMPVDAFTEDESWLQCFTTTIKEVAAYFKPDVILTQNGADSHYYDPLTHLSASINIYREIPKIAHELAHQYCDGKWIAVGGGGYDIWRVVPRAWSMIWLEMINHSPLSGKLPISWVDKWQKKAPIPIATTWEDPQDLYEPIPRKPEITEKNFKTAERILHFLQQQNTKKNSPLV
- a CDS encoding acetoin utilization AcuB family protein, producing MIIEEIMKTDVITLHAEDTIHSALLLMRERKIRHIPIVDQQEQLVGLITERDIKDTVPSPFFRNDQLEKELNFPISNIMKTNVITGHPLDFVEEVAGLFYEHRIGCLPIILKQKIIGIITSTDLLRTMVELTGVNQPGSQIEIKVPNRSGMLHEITAIFSEMHVNVHSVLVYPDKKDSQSKILVFRIQTMNPIRVIQHLKEKGHIVLWPNMPGMSV
- a CDS encoding GNAT family N-acetyltransferase, which codes for MEHIKIYNAMELKTTKGNLIIEGPIPSEQLASFEFHQDLVAFRPPTQQHKALIEIADLPEGRIIIAREFNTIVGYVTFLYPDPLERWSKGKMENLIELGAIEVIPKYRGCSVGKSLLKVSMMDDAMEDYITITTEYYWHWDLKGTGLNVWEYRKVMEKMMGAGGLKWFATDDPEISSHPANCLMVKIGKRIDNESIQKFDQLRFMNRFMY
- the acsA gene encoding acetate--CoA ligase, which codes for MEMRTLPSVNGNYNLQSYEDTYNGFDWKEAEKAFSWSETGKVNMAYEAIDRHANTFRKNKIALYFRNETRNEKYTFKELKELSDKAGNVFKATGNVEKGDRVFIFMPRSPELYIAALGAVKVGAIVGPLFEAFMEGAVKDRLEDSEAKVLVTTPELVGRVPVDQLPALKTIFLVGANIEEDEKYKDFQKHLKTASKDLEIEWVDRTDGLILHYTSGSTGKPKGVLHVHNAMIQQYQTSKWVLDLQEEDVYWCTADPGWVTGTSYGMFGPWLTGTSNVVVGGRFKPEDWYKTIEDFGVTVWYSAPTAFRMLMGAGDEIIKKFNLTTLRHVLSVGEPLNPEVIRWGMKVFNKRIHDTWWMTETGAHLICNYPCMEIKPGSMGKPIPGVEAAIVDDQGNVLPPNRMGNLAIKKGWPSMMYTIWNNQAKYDSYFLPGGWYVSGDSAYMDEDGYFWFQGRVDDVIMTSGERVGPFEVESKLLEHPAIAEAGVIGKPDPVRGEIIKAFVALLDGFEETDELKEDIRQFVKKGLAAHAAPREIEFRDKLPKTRSGKIMRRVLKAWELDLPVGDLSTMED